In Bacillota bacterium, a single genomic region encodes these proteins:
- a CDS encoding cell wall-active antibiotics response protein — translation MGAASQMALGLGIIVLGTVLLLGNFGMLSVQPGEVFYTYWPLVPLLWGLVGTVETLAKRRQGLFFPLLIFVASGILLGNKLNWWDVSFSQFVDFLWPVMLILLGWFLFREGTRWRGKGRFSFWNNLELDKESELTSDQFIAFMGGIDLDLTKISLPAETVTLHLTAVMGGIDVILPPDLDVVCQGNVFLGGVEFFGEEAGGLFASRSMQRGEGRPPRLVLVCNVILGGIDIRAGKHPGQR, via the coding sequence TTGGGAGCTGCCAGTCAGATGGCCTTGGGCCTGGGGATCATCGTTCTGGGCACAGTGCTTTTGTTAGGCAATTTCGGAATGTTGTCGGTTCAGCCAGGGGAAGTGTTCTACACCTATTGGCCTTTGGTTCCCCTGCTTTGGGGCCTTGTGGGAACGGTGGAGACACTGGCAAAACGTCGCCAGGGACTCTTCTTCCCCTTGTTGATCTTTGTGGCTAGTGGAATACTCTTGGGCAACAAGTTAAACTGGTGGGACGTCAGTTTCAGCCAGTTCGTGGATTTCCTCTGGCCTGTAATGCTCATTCTCCTCGGTTGGTTCCTCTTCCGGGAGGGTACCCGTTGGAGGGGGAAGGGCCGCTTTAGCTTCTGGAACAATTTGGAGCTGGATAAAGAATCGGAGCTCACCAGTGACCAGTTTATTGCCTTCATGGGTGGCATTGACCTGGATCTCACTAAGATCTCGTTGCCCGCAGAGACCGTTACCTTGCATCTGACCGCCGTCATGGGCGGTATTGATGTAATCTTGCCTCCGGACCTGGACGTTGTGTGTCAAGGGAATGTGTTCCTGGGAGGCGTGGAGTTTTTCGGCGAGGAAGCGGGCGGCCTGTTTGCCTCCCGTTCTATGCAAAGGGGAGAAGGTCGCCCGCCGCGGCTTGTCTTGGTCTGCAATGTGATTCTGGGTGGGATCGACATTAGGGCAGGAAAGCACCCGGGACAGCGCTAG